In Rubrivirga marina, the following are encoded in one genomic region:
- a CDS encoding TolC family protein — protein MTTFVRLVLLAPALLAVAASAQPTSLRQDSIPPLPDSLRLYGGTVATRIDLPDFPLPADALRLTLEEAVDLALARNPDVAVSALEGLRAANDVTRGNAGYLPTLDASAGLAGARSDVLFGSGGGGGAGDSTGTGGGGLRSSQSTALDAAVGLGYTVYDGGLRAATLRRLRAEARRFALLADADAEQLVLDVTATYLDAARQADLADAFAEAVAVSEDRLRIAQAEVRIGTAAEIDAALALADYNADRAALLQQQVLLEGARATLGGLLALPDPDAVVVTDTLALAPPADLGALADRAATENRRIRSLEAAELAAAEEVDAVRSEYRPTVRASAGLGLTVFDPGFLPPDFAPAVGPSLRYGLTASLPLFDGGERDRRLQNARIRVRQAELTTEGEAAFVRGRVARLAALARGYRALVDLESQNEAIARENVRVALAQLRLGFITPVDLRLVQLTLVDVRRRRVEAVYQARLAEAELRLLAGELLPGGSVLTPSILSTVDP, from the coding sequence GTGACGACGTTCGTGCGGCTCGTTCTCCTCGCCCCTGCTCTGCTGGCGGTCGCCGCCAGCGCGCAGCCGACCTCGCTCCGGCAGGACTCCATCCCGCCCCTCCCCGACTCGCTTCGCCTCTACGGCGGCACGGTCGCGACCCGGATCGACCTTCCGGACTTCCCGCTGCCCGCCGACGCGCTCCGCCTGACGCTCGAGGAGGCCGTCGACCTCGCCCTCGCGCGGAACCCGGACGTCGCGGTCTCGGCGCTCGAAGGGCTCCGGGCGGCCAACGACGTCACGCGCGGGAACGCGGGCTACCTCCCCACGCTCGACGCCAGCGCCGGGCTCGCCGGCGCGCGCAGCGACGTGCTGTTCGGGAGCGGTGGCGGCGGCGGGGCCGGGGACTCGACGGGAACGGGCGGCGGCGGACTCCGCTCGTCGCAGTCGACCGCGCTCGACGCCGCGGTCGGGCTCGGGTACACGGTCTACGACGGCGGCCTCCGCGCGGCCACGCTCCGGCGGCTCCGCGCCGAGGCCCGCCGCTTCGCCCTCCTCGCCGACGCCGATGCCGAGCAGCTCGTGCTCGACGTCACGGCCACCTACCTCGACGCCGCCCGCCAGGCCGACCTCGCCGACGCCTTCGCCGAGGCCGTCGCGGTCTCCGAGGACCGCCTCCGGATCGCCCAGGCCGAGGTCCGCATCGGGACGGCCGCCGAGATCGACGCGGCCCTCGCCCTCGCCGACTACAACGCCGACCGCGCAGCGCTCCTCCAGCAACAGGTGCTCCTGGAAGGGGCCCGCGCCACGCTCGGCGGCCTCCTCGCCCTGCCGGACCCCGATGCCGTCGTGGTCACCGACACGCTCGCGCTCGCCCCCCCCGCCGACCTCGGCGCGCTCGCGGATCGGGCCGCGACCGAGAACCGACGGATCCGCTCGCTCGAGGCCGCCGAGCTCGCCGCCGCCGAGGAGGTCGACGCGGTCCGCTCCGAGTACCGACCGACGGTCCGCGCCTCCGCTGGGCTCGGGCTGACGGTCTTCGACCCCGGCTTCCTCCCGCCCGACTTCGCGCCGGCCGTCGGGCCGAGCCTGCGGTACGGGCTGACCGCTTCGCTCCCCCTCTTCGACGGCGGCGAGCGCGACCGGCGGCTCCAGAACGCCAGGATCCGCGTGCGCCAGGCCGAATTGACGACGGAGGGCGAGGCGGCGTTCGTCCGCGGCCGCGTGGCCCGGCTGGCCGCGCTGGCGCGCGGCTATCGGGCGCTCGTCGACCTGGAGTCACAGAACGAGGCCATCGCGCGCGAGAACGTCCGCGTGGCGCTCGCGCAGCTCCGGCTCGGGTTCATCACGCCTGTCGATCTGAGGCTGGTCCAGCTCACGCTCGTCGACGTCCGGCGGCGACGGGTCGAGGCCGTCTACCAAGCCCGCCTCGCCGAGGCCGAGCTCCGCCTCCTCGCCGGCGAGTTGCTGCCGGGAGGCTCGGTCCTGACGCCGTCGATCTTGAGCACGGTCGACCCTTAG
- a CDS encoding aminotransferase class IV, translating into MLQQFDPRNADLIVNVGGRLVHRDKAGVSPFDSLVQGGDGVWEGLRLYDGKIFRLTEHLDRLADSAKAIAIAGVPSREEIVAEIRKTLEANGMRDGVHIRLTLSRGTKITSGMDPRLNQSGPTLIVLAEWKAPVYDKGGLTLQTSSVRRFPPDCLDPKIHSNNLLQSILAKIETNAAGADAALLLDRDGFLAECNGTHVFLVRRGEVLTSHTDACPEGITRQTVLDLCRSNGIPARPARLSLPEAYRADEMFCTGTMGELAAVTRLDGRTIGDGTVGAMTQRLTELFTAEVAASGEPILD; encoded by the coding sequence ATGCTCCAGCAGTTCGACCCGCGCAACGCGGACCTCATCGTCAACGTCGGCGGACGGCTCGTCCACCGCGACAAGGCCGGCGTGTCGCCGTTCGACTCGCTCGTCCAGGGCGGCGACGGCGTGTGGGAGGGGCTCCGGCTCTACGACGGGAAGATCTTCCGCCTGACCGAGCACCTCGATCGGTTGGCCGACTCGGCCAAGGCCATCGCCATCGCGGGCGTCCCGAGCCGGGAGGAGATCGTCGCCGAGATCCGCAAGACGCTGGAGGCCAACGGGATGCGCGACGGGGTCCACATCCGGCTGACGCTCTCGCGGGGGACCAAGATCACGTCCGGCATGGACCCGCGGCTCAACCAGTCGGGCCCGACGCTCATTGTGCTGGCGGAGTGGAAGGCGCCGGTCTACGACAAGGGCGGGCTCACGCTGCAGACGTCGTCCGTGCGGCGCTTCCCGCCCGACTGCCTCGACCCGAAGATCCACTCGAACAACCTGCTCCAGTCGATCCTTGCCAAGATTGAGACCAACGCGGCTGGCGCCGACGCGGCGCTGCTCCTCGACCGCGACGGGTTCCTCGCGGAGTGCAACGGGACGCACGTGTTCCTCGTCCGTCGCGGCGAGGTCCTGACGAGCCACACCGACGCGTGCCCCGAGGGGATCACGCGGCAGACGGTCCTCGACCTCTGCCGGTCCAACGGCATTCCGGCCCGTCCGGCGCGGCTCTCGCTTCCCGAGGCCTACCGCGCCGACGAGATGTTCTGCACCGGCACGATGGGCGAGCTGGCCGCCGTCACCCGCCTCGACGGGCGGACCATCGGCGACGGCACGGTGGGGGCGATGACGCAGCGGCTGACGGAGCTGTTCACGGCCGAGGTCGCCGCCAGCGGCGAACCGATCCTGGACTGA
- a CDS encoding sulfotransferase translates to MLSAPSPSQPVRVAMWSGPRNLSTALLRSWGSRPDAAVVDEPLYAAYLAATGLDHPGRDAVLASQPTEWQDVAATLSGPVPGAARIWYQKHMAHHLLPHVGREWLDHPSFRHAFLIRDPAAMVVSLDRVTPGPTLADTGLPQQVELFDRMAQRDGAAPPVIDAADVLRDPERLLRALCARLGVPFDPAMLSWAPGPRATDGVWAEHWYASVEASTGFAPPRPEAVEVPDRLAPLVADCQPLYDTLADHRLP, encoded by the coding sequence GTGCTATCCGCTCCCTCGCCCTCCCAGCCGGTCCGCGTCGCGATGTGGAGCGGGCCGCGCAACCTCTCGACGGCCCTCCTGCGGTCGTGGGGGAGCCGGCCCGACGCCGCCGTCGTCGACGAGCCGCTCTACGCCGCGTACCTCGCCGCCACCGGCCTCGACCATCCCGGCCGCGACGCCGTGCTCGCCAGCCAGCCGACCGAGTGGCAGGACGTGGCGGCCACGCTCTCCGGCCCCGTCCCCGGCGCCGCGCGGATCTGGTACCAGAAGCACATGGCCCACCACCTGCTCCCGCACGTGGGCCGCGAGTGGCTCGACCACCCAAGCTTCCGCCACGCCTTCCTGATCCGCGACCCCGCCGCGATGGTCGTCTCCCTCGACCGGGTCACGCCCGGCCCGACGCTCGCCGATACTGGCCTCCCGCAGCAGGTGGAGTTGTTCGACCGGATGGCCCAGCGCGACGGCGCCGCGCCGCCCGTGATCGACGCGGCCGACGTGCTCCGCGACCCGGAGCGCCTGCTGCGGGCCCTCTGTGCCCGCCTCGGCGTCCCGTTCGACCCGGCCATGCTCTCGTGGGCGCCGGGCCCCCGCGCGACCGACGGCGTGTGGGCCGAGCACTGGTACGCCTCCGTCGAGGCCTCGACCGGGTTCGCCCCGCCGCGCCCCGAGGCGGTCGAGGTGCCGGACCGGCTGGCGCCGCTCGTCGCCGACTGTCAGCCCCTCTACGACACGCTCGCCGACCACCGGCTCCCCTGA
- a CDS encoding caspase family protein translates to MFRSAFRLFLFVALASAASAQPEGSRGLEVEAGARVALVIGNASYEHATALQNPTNDVEDVSGALAAAGFAVHAHTDLTYGEMGQALADFADDAVGAEVALFFYAGHGVQVEGDNFLVPIDADVVTESQMRYRSIALGEVLSTLDDSEARLKLVFLDACRDNPFRSWRSSAGGWASTQGPSGSVISFATAQGERASDNMSGRNGLFTEAFLEEFYTPGLELIQLLRNVQRRVREASDFEQEPWTSWSYDGDFYFVPAGTTIERPAAGLDARVAEALRLRDTDVAASVVVLEEAAAAGHAEAQSILGWMRLRGEGVPVDTAAGVDLLRAASAQGHAAAQTNLGYAYETGLGVAQDVPEAVRLYRLAAEQGRAAAQNNLASLYDRGLGVVADPAEAARLYALAAGQEHAPAQANLGVLYEAGRGVPADAARSADFYERAALAGHADAMVRLGVLLHDGRGVEADPEAARQWLQRAAGLGQPHARALLAAMD, encoded by the coding sequence ATGTTTCGCTCTGCATTCCGTCTGTTCCTATTCGTCGCCCTCGCGAGCGCTGCGTCGGCCCAACCGGAGGGGTCGCGGGGGCTCGAGGTCGAGGCCGGGGCTCGCGTCGCGCTCGTCATCGGGAACGCGTCGTACGAGCACGCGACGGCGCTCCAGAACCCCACCAACGATGTCGAGGACGTGTCCGGCGCCCTCGCCGCCGCCGGGTTCGCCGTCCACGCCCACACCGACCTGACGTACGGGGAGATGGGGCAGGCCCTCGCCGACTTCGCCGACGACGCGGTCGGCGCCGAGGTGGCCCTGTTCTTCTATGCCGGCCACGGCGTCCAGGTCGAGGGCGACAACTTCCTCGTGCCGATCGACGCCGACGTCGTGACGGAGTCCCAGATGCGCTACCGCTCGATCGCGCTCGGCGAGGTCCTCTCCACGCTCGACGACTCGGAGGCCCGGCTGAAGCTCGTCTTCCTCGACGCCTGCCGGGACAACCCCTTCCGGTCGTGGCGGTCGTCGGCCGGGGGGTGGGCCTCGACGCAGGGGCCGTCGGGGTCGGTCATCTCGTTCGCGACGGCGCAGGGCGAGCGGGCCAGCGACAACATGAGCGGGCGCAACGGGCTGTTCACGGAGGCCTTCCTGGAGGAGTTCTACACGCCGGGCCTCGAACTCATCCAACTGCTCCGGAACGTCCAGCGGCGGGTTCGGGAAGCCAGCGATTTCGAGCAGGAGCCGTGGACCTCGTGGTCCTACGACGGCGACTTCTACTTCGTCCCGGCCGGCACCACGATCGAGCGCCCGGCGGCCGGCCTCGACGCCCGCGTCGCCGAGGCCCTCCGCCTGCGAGACACCGACGTGGCCGCCTCGGTGGTCGTGCTGGAGGAGGCCGCCGCGGCGGGCCACGCCGAGGCGCAGTCCATCCTTGGCTGGATGCGTCTGCGGGGCGAGGGCGTCCCTGTGGACACGGCGGCCGGGGTCGACCTTCTGCGGGCGGCGAGCGCTCAGGGACACGCGGCGGCGCAGACGAACCTCGGCTACGCCTACGAAACCGGCCTCGGCGTGGCCCAGGACGTGCCCGAGGCGGTCCGCCTCTACCGGCTGGCGGCCGAGCAGGGGCGGGCGGCGGCCCAGAACAACCTCGCGTCGCTCTACGACCGCGGCCTCGGCGTCGTTGCCGACCCGGCGGAGGCGGCCCGGCTCTACGCGCTCGCGGCGGGGCAGGAGCACGCGCCGGCCCAGGCCAACCTCGGCGTGCTCTACGAGGCCGGCCGCGGCGTCCCGGCCGACGCCGCCCGTTCCGCCGACTTCTACGAACGGGCCGCCCTCGCCGGTCACGCCGACGCGATGGTTCGCCTCGGCGTCCTCCTCCACGACGGCCGTGGCGTTGAGGCTGACCCGGAGGCCGCCCGCCAGTGGCTCCAGCGCGCCGCCGGCCTCGGCCAGCCCCACGCCCGGGCGCTCCTCGCCGCGATGGACTGA